One segment of Rattus norvegicus strain BN/NHsdMcwi chromosome 16, GRCr8, whole genome shotgun sequence DNA contains the following:
- the LOC134482337 gene encoding ankyrin repeat domain-containing protein 7-like, with protein sequence MEEDFEYDALALKFPRRGRWYTRLWRSCPGFGCLRQKKTTKFPLYLIGYDPVGRLQRAACVGDVEKIESMIHECHHHVDESDWRGRTSLHYASAHNHPDVVTLLLENKSNINIQDDEGCTPLIKAAQRDNTHCVCVLLRHNANPNLMDYSGNTAFHHAISRGSIAIVKMLLEYNVDIEAKTEYGLTPLQLATYENQTEMINFLESMSADAQAVQVSNRYSFFSSTILVLFLMVRIA encoded by the exons ATGGAGGAAGATTTTGAATATGATGCTCTGGCATTGAAGTTCCCCAGAAGGGGACGCTGGTACACCCGTCTGTGGCGCTCCTGTCCTGGTTTTGGATGCCTGCGTCAAAAGAAAACGACGAAATTTCCCCTCTATCTGATCGGGTATGATCCCGTGGGTCGATTACAAAGAGCGGCCTGTGTTGGGGACGTGGAGAAAATTGAAAGTATGATCCATGAGTGTCATCATCATGTGGATGAATCTGATTGGAGGGGCAG GACATCGCTGCATTATGCGAGTGCCCACAACCATCCAGATGTAGTGACACTGTTATTAGAAAATAAGTCCAACATTAACATCCAGGATGATGAAGGCTGCACACCGTTGATTAAG GCTGCGCAGCGGGACAACACacattgtgtttgtgtattgCTCAGGCACAATGCTAATCCAAATTTGATGGATTACAGTGGGAATACAGCCTTTCACCATGCCATTTCCAGGGGCAGCATAGCAATTGTAAAGATGCTCCTGGAGTACAACGTAGATATTGAAGCCAAAACAGAG TATGGCTTGACACCACTGCAACTtgcaacatatgaaaatcagacTGAAATGATAAACTTCTTAGAATCAATGAGTGCAGATGCACAGGCCGTGCAAGTGTCAAACAGGTACAGTTTCTTCTCTTCTACAATCTTAGTGTTGTTCTTGATGGTGAGAATTGCTTAA